One window of Rhizobium leguminosarum genomic DNA carries:
- a CDS encoding APC family permease encodes MTDTVKLDRALGLWSVVLFGLAYMTPMIVFGTFGALAAASQGTTAMAYLVAAAAILLTAISYGVMARVYPVAGSAYTYARRSINPSVGFLVGWAVLLDYFFLPMVIWLIGAAYLTSAFPSVPAWFWIVGFIALTTIVNVVGIAFANRVNFILMVVQLVVLIAFILLAARYVMALNGPGGFVSVTPFFKADVPFSASIAGAAIAAYSFLGFDAVSTLTEETRDAKRTMPKAILITALAGGLIFIVSAYVTQLAHPGMDFVSVDAAATEIAKAVGGDLFVTIFLATLVVAQFTSGLAAQASVGRLLYAMGRDRVLPTSFFGNLHPKWHTPILNLILVGIIGLLALTMDVTTSTSFINFGAFLAFTAVNVSVIALYMKGDAQVKPLGVLIGLVIPALAAVCDLFLLWNLDSHAKILGLVWLVIGIAYLAYLTRFFQSAPPEMDFAE; translated from the coding sequence ATGACTGACACTGTGAAACTCGACCGCGCGCTCGGACTCTGGTCCGTCGTGCTTTTTGGCCTCGCCTATATGACGCCGATGATCGTCTTCGGCACCTTCGGGGCGCTCGCCGCCGCAAGCCAGGGCACGACGGCCATGGCCTATCTCGTCGCGGCCGCAGCGATCCTGCTCACCGCTATCAGCTACGGCGTGATGGCTCGTGTCTATCCGGTCGCGGGATCGGCCTATACCTATGCCCGCCGGTCGATCAATCCGAGCGTCGGCTTTCTCGTCGGCTGGGCCGTGCTGCTCGATTACTTCTTCCTGCCGATGGTGATCTGGCTGATCGGCGCCGCCTATCTCACCTCCGCTTTCCCAAGCGTTCCAGCCTGGTTCTGGATCGTCGGCTTCATCGCGCTGACGACCATCGTCAACGTCGTCGGCATCGCCTTTGCCAACCGCGTCAATTTCATCCTCATGGTCGTCCAACTCGTCGTGCTGATCGCCTTCATCCTGCTTGCGGCGCGTTATGTGATGGCACTGAACGGACCGGGAGGCTTCGTCTCCGTCACCCCCTTCTTCAAGGCGGATGTGCCCTTCTCGGCCTCGATCGCCGGTGCCGCAATCGCCGCCTATTCGTTCCTCGGCTTCGACGCCGTCTCGACGCTGACCGAAGAAACGAGGGACGCCAAGCGCACCATGCCGAAGGCGATCCTCATCACCGCGCTCGCCGGCGGCCTGATCTTCATCGTCTCGGCTTATGTGACCCAGCTTGCCCATCCCGGCATGGATTTCGTCTCCGTCGATGCCGCCGCAACCGAGATCGCCAAGGCAGTCGGCGGCGATCTCTTCGTGACGATCTTCCTCGCAACGCTTGTTGTCGCCCAGTTCACCTCGGGCCTTGCCGCCCAGGCAAGCGTCGGCCGCCTGCTTTATGCGATGGGCCGCGACAGGGTGCTGCCGACGTCCTTCTTCGGCAATCTGCATCCGAAGTGGCATACGCCGATCCTGAACCTCATTCTCGTCGGCATTATCGGCCTGCTGGCGCTGACCATGGACGTCACCACTTCGACCTCCTTCATCAATTTCGGCGCCTTCCTCGCCTTCACCGCCGTCAACGTCTCGGTGATCGCGCTCTACATGAAGGGCGATGCCCAGGTGAAACCGCTGGGTGTACTGATCGGCCTCGTCATTCCGGCGCTCGCCGCCGTCTGCGACCTCTTCCTGCTTTGGAACCTCGACAGCCACGCCAAGATCCTTGGCCTTGTCTGGCTGGTGATCGGCATCGCCTATCTCGCCTATCTCACCCGCTTCTTCCAGTCGGCCCCTCCCGAGATGGATTTCGCGGAATAG
- the grxC gene encoding glutaredoxin 3 encodes MVPVTIYTRQFCGFCTRAKSLLEEKGVDYVEHDATYSPDLRQEMIGKSNGRSTFPQIFIGPDHVGGCDDLFALDRAGKLDPMLAA; translated from the coding sequence ATGGTACCCGTCACCATCTATACGCGGCAGTTCTGCGGTTTTTGCACCCGCGCCAAATCCCTTCTCGAAGAAAAGGGCGTCGACTACGTCGAGCACGATGCGACATATTCACCGGACCTTCGCCAGGAAATGATCGGCAAGTCGAACGGCCGCTCCACCTTCCCGCAGATTTTCATCGGCCCCGATCATGTCGGCGGTTGCGACGACCTGTTTGCGCTCGACCGGGCCGGCAAGCTCGATCCGATGCTGGCGGCTTGA
- a CDS encoding LysR family transcriptional regulator, with product MDRVVAAQVLLKTVERGSASAAAEELGMSRAMASRYIASMEDWSGTRLLHRTTRQLSLTSAGERVLELCRDIVRVADAVTEVASRADTPHGLLRVTAPSILAEAQLIPLLSKFADLYPRIKIDLQISDRTVDLVQDRIDVAIRIANHLDPSLIAKRLGQCPSRLYASPRYLTQYGIPTRPEDLNAHRCLTYTHLGGTEWTLKNHQAQVVVPVLGGFQTNDALALRCAALSDLGIAMLPRFAADPKVETNKLVVVLPDWEPNTLGIHALYVSRRHLPMAARALIDFLATRLRDW from the coding sequence ATGGACCGGGTCGTCGCGGCACAAGTCCTCCTAAAGACAGTCGAGCGAGGGAGCGCCTCCGCCGCGGCTGAAGAACTGGGCATGTCCAGGGCGATGGCATCGCGTTATATCGCCTCGATGGAAGACTGGTCCGGCACGCGGCTGCTTCACCGAACGACGCGACAGCTTAGCTTGACGTCTGCCGGAGAACGCGTTCTCGAATTATGTAGGGACATAGTGCGTGTCGCCGACGCAGTGACGGAAGTCGCAAGCCGTGCCGATACCCCTCACGGTCTACTCCGAGTGACGGCGCCAAGCATCCTGGCGGAGGCACAGCTTATCCCGCTACTTTCAAAGTTTGCAGACCTCTATCCGCGCATCAAGATCGATCTCCAGATTTCAGATCGCACGGTCGACCTCGTGCAAGACCGTATCGATGTGGCGATCCGGATCGCCAATCACCTGGACCCGTCGTTGATCGCAAAACGCCTGGGACAATGCCCGTCGCGGCTCTATGCTTCGCCGCGCTATCTGACGCAGTACGGAATACCAACCAGACCAGAGGATCTGAACGCCCATAGGTGTCTCACCTACACACACCTTGGAGGAACAGAATGGACTCTGAAAAATCATCAAGCACAAGTTGTCGTTCCCGTGCTGGGGGGCTTCCAAACCAATGACGCACTCGCTCTGCGGTGCGCGGCGCTGTCCGATCTCGGCATCGCGATGCTGCCGCGGTTTGCCGCCGATCCGAAGGTTGAGACGAACAAGCTCGTGGTGGTCTTGCCTGATTGGGAGCCGAACACGCTCGGCATCCATGCACTATATGTGTCCCGAAGGCACCTTCCAATGGCCGCTCGGGCACTCATTGATTTCCTGGCCACCCGGCTACGCGACTGGTAA
- a CDS encoding carbon-nitrogen hydrolase family protein, giving the protein MSFKAAAVQMCSGVDPAKNAATMARLVREAAAQGATYVQTPEMTGMLQRDRTAARAVLADEAHDIIVKTGSELAREFGIHMHVGSTAIALEDGKIANRGFLFGPDGRILNRYDKIHMFDVDLDNGESWRESAAYTAGSEARVLSLPFAEMGFAICYDVRFPALFRAQAVAGAEVMTVPAAFTKQTGEAHWEILLRARAIENGMFVIAAAQAGRHEDGRETFGHSMIVDPWGTVLASAGATGEAVIIAEIDPAAVKAAHDKIPNLRNGREFSVEKIAGAVAGGVAA; this is encoded by the coding sequence ATGAGTTTCAAGGCTGCCGCCGTCCAGATGTGCTCCGGGGTTGATCCGGCGAAGAATGCCGCCACCATGGCACGGCTGGTGCGCGAGGCCGCTGCCCAGGGTGCGACCTATGTGCAAACGCCCGAGATGACCGGAATGCTGCAGCGCGATCGCACGGCGGCGCGCGCCGTGCTTGCCGATGAGGCTCATGACATCATCGTCAAGACCGGCTCCGAGCTCGCCAGAGAATTCGGCATCCACATGCATGTCGGATCGACGGCGATCGCGCTGGAGGACGGCAAGATCGCCAATCGCGGTTTCCTGTTCGGCCCCGACGGCAGAATTCTCAATCGCTACGACAAGATCCATATGTTCGACGTCGACCTCGACAATGGCGAGAGCTGGCGGGAAAGTGCTGCTTATACAGCCGGCTCGGAGGCGCGCGTCCTGTCGCTGCCCTTTGCCGAAATGGGTTTTGCGATCTGCTATGACGTGCGTTTTCCGGCGCTCTTCCGCGCTCAGGCGGTTGCCGGCGCCGAGGTGATGACAGTTCCCGCCGCCTTCACCAAGCAGACCGGCGAAGCGCATTGGGAAATACTGCTCAGGGCACGCGCGATCGAGAACGGTATGTTCGTCATCGCTGCCGCGCAGGCCGGCCGGCACGAGGACGGGCGCGAGACCTTCGGCCATTCGATGATCGTCGATCCCTGGGGCACGGTGCTGGCATCGGCCGGCGCCACCGGGGAGGCGGTCATAATCGCCGAGATCGATCCCGCCGCGGTCAAGGCTGCGCATGACAAGATCCCGAATCTCAGGAACGGCCGGGAGTTCTCGGTCGAGAAGATTGCGGGGGCAGTCGCCGGAGGCGTCGCCGCTTGA
- a CDS encoding DUF1178 family protein, with product MIRYSLSCDNAHEFEGWFSESADFDRQVATGFLTCPVCHSAAVSKLLMAPSVSTARKKDERQTLAMDAMRQEAMQKLKEAVAAVKANSEDVGTQFPEEARKIHYGEADARGIIGQATVDEAQALLEEGIEIAAIPVLPEDVN from the coding sequence TTGATCCGCTATTCCCTCAGCTGTGACAATGCCCATGAATTCGAAGGCTGGTTTTCCGAAAGCGCCGATTTCGATCGTCAGGTCGCGACCGGTTTCCTGACCTGTCCGGTCTGTCATTCCGCCGCCGTCTCCAAGCTTTTGATGGCGCCCTCGGTGTCGACGGCGCGGAAGAAGGACGAGAGGCAGACGCTGGCGATGGATGCCATGCGCCAGGAGGCCATGCAAAAGCTGAAAGAGGCGGTCGCGGCGGTCAAGGCCAATTCCGAGGACGTCGGCACGCAGTTTCCCGAGGAAGCCCGCAAGATCCATTATGGCGAGGCGGATGCCCGCGGCATCATCGGCCAGGCGACGGTCGACGAAGCGCAGGCGCTGCTCGAGGAGGGCATCGAGATCGCCGCCATTCCTGTGTTGCCTGAAGATGTGAACTGA
- a CDS encoding ComF family protein — MGPIDDETPAKFLRAQLLRPFSALADFLYPPACSVCGISTGGHRGLCAKCWSGIRFIERPFCEVLGIPFSHDLGAGILSAEAIAHPPPFDRLRSAATHDHAVRDLVHGLKYRDRTDLAPMMAAWMLRASDGTVESCDALIPVPLHRTRMLARKFNQAAELARHMARLSGKPLLAATLVRVKRTSQQVGLGAKAREDNVRGAFAIAKGCENDIFGKRIVLVDDVYTTGATVAAASRTLRKAGAAEITVLTFARALSEPI; from the coding sequence ATGGGGCCGATCGATGACGAAACACCGGCGAAGTTCTTGCGGGCGCAGCTCTTGCGGCCGTTTTCGGCGCTTGCCGATTTTCTCTATCCGCCGGCTTGTTCCGTCTGCGGCATTTCGACCGGCGGCCATCGCGGGCTCTGTGCGAAATGCTGGTCGGGGATCCGCTTCATCGAACGGCCCTTTTGCGAGGTGCTCGGCATTCCCTTCTCGCATGATCTCGGCGCCGGCATCCTCAGTGCCGAGGCGATTGCCCACCCGCCGCCCTTCGATCGGCTGCGCTCGGCTGCGACCCACGACCATGCGGTCCGCGATCTCGTGCATGGGCTGAAATATCGCGACCGCACCGATCTGGCGCCGATGATGGCTGCCTGGATGCTGCGGGCTTCCGACGGGACGGTCGAAAGCTGCGATGCGCTGATCCCGGTGCCGCTGCACCGCACCCGTATGCTTGCGCGCAAATTCAACCAGGCAGCCGAACTTGCCCGCCATATGGCAAGGCTCTCGGGCAAGCCGCTGCTGGCCGCCACGCTTGTGCGCGTCAAGCGCACCAGCCAGCAAGTCGGGCTTGGCGCGAAGGCGCGCGAGGACAATGTCAGGGGCGCTTTCGCGATTGCCAAGGGTTGCGAAAACGACATTTTCGGCAAGCGCATCGTCCTCGTCGATGACGTCTATACAACAGGGGCGACGGTGGCTGCGGCAAGCCGGACGCTGCGCAAGGCGGGCGCGGCCGAGATAACGGTTTTGACCTTTGCAAGGGCTCTCTCCGAGCCTATATGA
- a CDS encoding amidase: MNKPLETTTIPHPLDLPATDIADGIRTGRFTAEVVAAESIRRARAVSPLLNPFAVIREEQALDAARKADQAVSRGEATGPLHGVPFAAKDLTPTKGDLTTLGSWTREDWVPDETALCIRRLEQAGAILIGKTTSPEFAYSSFTNSPRWGVTRNPWNPERTSGGSSGGSAVAVATGVVPFAEGTDMGGSVRIPSAFCGTVGLKPSLGRIPMTILPSVFDNISHFGPLARTVGDAIAFMEATCGPSDEDISSLPIRFVSSAARGGSLQGKRFAFSMDLGYYHVQPQVQRVVLDAVGELRLAGAIVDEVPMPWTRAVNDEWFDLWCVFMSAFFGETIERYRKDMDAAVVTMIERGMAMNATAYKRVELLRTSMWRDMAKLFESYDALLCPTCAITAPPVHETDDDYASTLADGRFKGLDMTCPFNMLPQLPALSLPVGLADGLPVGLQIVGRRFGDEHVLSHGAALEARLIATGISPTRLPPP, encoded by the coding sequence ATGAACAAGCCGCTGGAGACCACGACGATACCCCATCCCCTGGATCTCCCCGCAACCGATATCGCGGACGGTATCCGCACCGGCCGGTTCACAGCCGAGGTGGTCGCCGCCGAATCCATCCGCCGCGCCAGGGCCGTAAGCCCGCTGCTGAACCCCTTTGCCGTCATCCGTGAGGAGCAGGCGCTCGACGCCGCCCGCAAGGCGGATCAGGCCGTTTCCCGCGGCGAGGCGACCGGGCCGCTGCACGGCGTGCCCTTCGCCGCCAAGGATCTGACGCCGACCAAGGGGGATCTGACGACGCTTGGCTCCTGGACCAGGGAAGACTGGGTTCCTGATGAAACGGCGCTCTGCATTCGCCGCCTCGAACAGGCCGGCGCCATCCTGATAGGCAAAACCACATCGCCGGAATTCGCCTATTCGAGCTTCACCAACAGTCCGCGCTGGGGCGTCACCCGCAATCCTTGGAACCCGGAACGCACCTCCGGCGGCTCCTCCGGCGGCTCGGCCGTTGCGGTCGCAACCGGTGTCGTGCCCTTCGCGGAAGGCACGGACATGGGCGGCTCGGTGCGCATCCCTTCCGCCTTCTGCGGCACGGTCGGCCTGAAGCCGAGCCTCGGCCGTATCCCGATGACGATCCTGCCGAGTGTCTTCGATAATATCTCGCATTTCGGCCCGCTCGCTCGCACGGTTGGCGACGCCATCGCGTTCATGGAAGCGACCTGCGGACCAAGCGACGAGGACATCTCCTCACTGCCCATCCGCTTCGTCTCGTCGGCCGCGCGCGGCGGCAGCCTCCAAGGCAAGCGTTTCGCCTTCTCGATGGACCTCGGCTACTACCACGTTCAGCCGCAAGTGCAGCGCGTCGTCCTCGACGCGGTCGGCGAATTGCGTCTCGCCGGCGCGATTGTCGACGAGGTTCCGATGCCCTGGACGCGCGCGGTCAACGACGAATGGTTCGACCTCTGGTGCGTCTTCATGTCCGCCTTCTTCGGCGAGACGATCGAAAGATACCGCAAGGATATGGATGCGGCCGTCGTTACGATGATCGAGCGCGGCATGGCGATGAACGCCACTGCCTACAAGCGAGTGGAACTGCTGCGCACTTCGATGTGGCGGGACATGGCCAAGCTTTTCGAGAGTTACGACGCCCTGCTCTGCCCGACCTGCGCCATCACCGCCCCGCCAGTCCACGAGACCGACGACGATTATGCCTCGACGCTTGCCGACGGCCGCTTCAAGGGCCTCGACATGACCTGTCCCTTCAACATGCTGCCGCAGCTTCCGGCCCTCTCGCTGCCCGTCGGCCTTGCCGATGGACTCCCCGTCGGGCTGCAGATTGTCGGCCGCCGTTTCGGCGACGAACATGTACTTTCCCATGGTGCTGCACTGGAGGCACGCCTCATCGCAACCGGCATCAGCCCAACGCGTCTGCCGCCACCCTGA
- a CDS encoding methyltransferase domain-containing protein, translating into METIFDKTLIAAHRHRALANNDPKAAFLLDIAAGEMAERLAVVERTFETAVELHGATGAAARAALATGKIGTMIRVESEKAYAGPSETLIEAPLEDVPLQPQSANLILAPLSLHLTNDTPGVFIQIRRALKPDGLFLAAIPGAGTLQELRDVLLAAEVEMTGGASPRVIPFADVRDVGSLLQRAGFTLPVIDAENYTVRYDSLFPLMRDLRAMGMSNPLAARGRVPLTRAFFLRAAEIYAERYADPDGRIRATFSIIYVSGWAPHESQQKPLRPGSAKARLADALKVDEHKLRQ; encoded by the coding sequence ATGGAAACGATCTTCGATAAAACCCTGATCGCCGCGCATCGCCATCGCGCGCTTGCCAATAACGACCCGAAAGCTGCCTTCCTGCTCGATATCGCCGCCGGGGAAATGGCCGAGAGGCTTGCTGTGGTCGAGCGGACCTTCGAGACCGCCGTCGAACTGCATGGCGCGACCGGGGCTGCCGCCCGTGCCGCGCTGGCGACCGGCAAGATCGGCACGATGATCCGCGTCGAGAGCGAGAAGGCCTATGCGGGGCCGAGCGAAACCTTGATCGAGGCGCCGCTCGAGGACGTGCCGCTCCAACCGCAATCGGCCAATCTCATCCTTGCGCCGCTCAGCCTGCATCTGACCAACGACACGCCTGGCGTCTTCATCCAGATCCGCCGCGCTCTGAAGCCGGACGGCCTGTTCCTGGCTGCTATCCCCGGTGCCGGCACGCTGCAGGAACTGCGCGACGTGCTACTGGCCGCCGAGGTCGAGATGACTGGCGGCGCCAGCCCACGTGTCATCCCCTTCGCCGATGTGCGCGATGTCGGCAGCTTGTTGCAGCGCGCCGGCTTCACGCTGCCGGTGATCGACGCGGAAAACTACACGGTACGATATGATTCGCTCTTTCCGCTGATGCGGGATCTGAGGGCGATGGGCATGAGCAATCCGCTTGCAGCCCGCGGCCGGGTGCCGCTGACCCGCGCCTTCTTCCTGCGTGCAGCCGAGATCTATGCCGAGCGCTATGCCGATCCCGACGGGCGCATCCGCGCAACCTTCTCCATCATCTATGTCTCGGGATGGGCGCCGCACGAGAGCCAGCAAAAGCCGCTCAGACCGGGTTCGGCCAAGGCACGCCTTGCCGATGCGCTGAAGGTGGACGAGCACAAGCTCCGGCAGTGA
- a CDS encoding DsbA family protein yields the protein MNTDIELQYYFDPFCGWCYASAPALAGLAEKFSSQLKMLPSGLFVGGRPISSIADHAWRNDQRIQALTGQRFSEEYLRNVLLAPNGIFDSGPATRALTALGEHDAMLEPRFLHAIQIARYLKGRDTSNIQEVATVAVQVAAEHDIELTAETFAERLRDDSALRERTLERMEDTQRQMNILGIRGVPQLVAIVNGEARVLSGEPLYHGPAHLVAALDEFCADA from the coding sequence ATGAACACCGACATTGAGCTTCAGTACTATTTCGACCCGTTCTGCGGCTGGTGCTACGCAAGCGCCCCCGCGCTGGCCGGTCTTGCCGAGAAATTCTCCAGTCAACTCAAGATGCTTCCCTCCGGCCTATTCGTCGGAGGCAGGCCGATCTCCTCGATCGCCGACCATGCCTGGCGCAACGATCAGAGAATTCAGGCTCTCACGGGGCAGCGTTTCTCTGAAGAGTACCTCCGGAACGTCCTACTGGCACCAAATGGCATTTTCGACTCGGGACCTGCGACGCGTGCGCTCACCGCACTTGGGGAACATGATGCGATGCTCGAGCCTCGTTTCCTGCATGCCATCCAAATCGCCCGCTATCTCAAGGGGCGCGACACTTCCAACATTCAGGAGGTGGCGACGGTCGCCGTGCAGGTCGCTGCCGAGCATGACATCGAACTGACTGCCGAGACCTTCGCCGAGAGGCTCCGGGACGACTCCGCACTTAGGGAGCGCACGCTGGAGCGGATGGAAGATACGCAGCGTCAGATGAACATCCTCGGCATTCGCGGGGTCCCACAGCTCGTCGCCATCGTCAACGGCGAGGCCCGCGTCCTTAGCGGCGAGCCCTTGTATCACGGTCCGGCTCATCTCGTCGCAGCGCTCGACGAATTCTGTGCAGACGCATGA
- a CDS encoding helix-turn-helix transcriptional regulator, whose amino-acid sequence MNSAPQPIVPTPSFDVWNASLGSAAGAIGTRGFPDALAAALKLLAPFQMMNGFLYSQDGHAFDLYNEKIAAERAVIVDRYLAGAFVLDPFYDVVRGDNSERMIVMRDIAPDDFQQTEYYRLHYATTRIVDEIGFVMRLEAGFTGVLSLSRTGTAPLFSQDDLQRLKAAAPVICVFGERHWFHVPGLSSKIENTTPARIEHPLLTRRELEIVTLILKGHSNLSLAAVLSLSPNTVKVHRRQIYSKLNISSQAELFRLFLA is encoded by the coding sequence ATGAATTCCGCCCCGCAACCGATCGTCCCGACGCCATCCTTCGACGTCTGGAATGCGAGCCTCGGTTCGGCGGCAGGCGCGATCGGGACGCGCGGATTTCCGGATGCGCTGGCGGCGGCGCTGAAGTTGCTTGCGCCGTTCCAGATGATGAACGGCTTCCTCTATTCGCAGGATGGTCATGCCTTCGATCTCTACAACGAGAAGATCGCCGCCGAGCGCGCGGTGATCGTCGACCGCTATCTTGCCGGCGCCTTCGTGCTCGACCCGTTCTACGATGTGGTGCGCGGCGATAACAGCGAGCGGATGATCGTGATGCGCGACATCGCGCCCGACGATTTCCAGCAGACCGAATATTACCGGCTGCATTACGCGACAACCCGGATCGTCGACGAGATCGGTTTCGTGATGCGGCTGGAGGCCGGCTTCACCGGCGTATTGTCGCTGTCGCGTACCGGCACGGCACCGCTGTTTTCTCAGGATGACCTGCAGCGCCTGAAGGCGGCTGCGCCGGTCATCTGTGTTTTCGGCGAGCGGCACTGGTTTCATGTTCCCGGGCTTTCGTCGAAGATCGAGAATACGACTCCCGCGCGGATCGAGCATCCGCTCCTGACCCGGCGCGAGCTCGAGATCGTTACCCTGATCCTGAAGGGACATTCCAACCTCTCGCTCGCCGCGGTGCTTTCACTGTCGCCGAACACCGTGAAGGTTCACCGCCGGCAGATCTATTCCAAACTCAACATATCAAGCCAGGCCGAACTCTTCCGCTTGTTCCTGGCGTGA
- a CDS encoding Flp family type IVb pilin — protein MRLLKAFLADNRGATAIEYGLIAALICGALVSGLGFFTGALQNVFNVINNGMITN, from the coding sequence ATGCGTCTTTTGAAAGCATTTCTTGCAGATAACAGAGGTGCGACGGCTATCGAGTATGGCCTGATTGCCGCCCTGATTTGCGGCGCGCTCGTCTCGGGTCTCGGGTTCTTCACCGGCGCCCTGCAGAATGTCTTCAACGTGATCAACAACGGTATGATCACAAATTGA
- the ubiG gene encoding bifunctional 2-polyprenyl-6-hydroxyphenol methylase/3-demethylubiquinol 3-O-methyltransferase UbiG yields MTETARSTIDQTEVDRFSAMAAEWWSPTGKFRPLHKFNPVRLTYIRDKACENFARDPKSARPLEGLRVLDIGCGGGLLSEPVARMGASVVGADPSEKNIGIASTHAKASGVSVDYRAVTAEELADAGETFDIVLNMEVVEHVADVEFFMTTCAKMVRPGGLIFVATINRTMKAAALAIFAAENILRWLPRGTHQYEKLVRPEQLEKPLAAGGLEITDRTGVFFNPLSNQWNLSKDMDVNYMLLAKRPA; encoded by the coding sequence ATGACGGAAACCGCCAGAAGCACGATCGACCAGACCGAGGTGGACCGCTTCTCGGCGATGGCGGCGGAATGGTGGAGCCCGACAGGCAAGTTCAGGCCGCTGCACAAGTTCAATCCCGTCCGCCTCACCTATATAAGAGACAAGGCCTGCGAGAATTTTGCCCGTGATCCGAAAAGCGCTCGCCCGCTCGAAGGCCTGCGCGTGCTCGATATCGGCTGCGGCGGCGGCCTCCTGTCGGAACCTGTCGCCCGTATGGGAGCCTCCGTGGTCGGTGCCGATCCTTCCGAGAAGAATATCGGCATCGCCTCGACCCATGCGAAGGCCTCCGGGGTTTCGGTCGACTACCGCGCCGTCACCGCCGAGGAGCTGGCAGACGCCGGCGAAACCTTCGACATCGTCTTGAACATGGAAGTGGTCGAACACGTCGCCGATGTCGAGTTCTTCATGACGACCTGCGCAAAAATGGTCCGCCCCGGCGGCCTGATCTTCGTTGCCACCATCAACCGCACGATGAAGGCGGCAGCACTTGCCATCTTCGCCGCCGAAAACATTTTGCGCTGGCTGCCGCGCGGCACCCACCAATATGAGAAGCTGGTCCGCCCGGAACAGCTCGAAAAGCCGCTGGCGGCAGGCGGCCTCGAGATCACCGACCGCACCGGCGTCTTCTTCAATCCGCTGTCGAACCAGTGGAACCTGTCCAAGGATATGGACGTGAACTATATGCTGCTTGCGAAGCGGCCTGCATAG